One window of Acipenser ruthenus chromosome 52, fAciRut3.2 maternal haplotype, whole genome shotgun sequence genomic DNA carries:
- the LOC117965767 gene encoding tripartite motif-containing protein 16-like isoform X1, with translation MASNLWSEDQFSCPVCLELLKDPVTTACGHNYCMGCIKNCWDQTDHTGVYSCPQCRKIFTPRPVLGRNTVLAEVVEKLKKTGLNPPPAQSYAGPGDVSCDVCTGRKFKAVKSCLTCQASYCETHIKPHYERAAFKRHKLINAIGDLEQKLCAEHQKVLEVFCRTDQTCICLLCTQDEHKSHDTVSAEKERTGKQKQLGETQTEIQQRIQERLKDVEELKQAVESLKRSAYIEIKESEKIFTELIRSIEKIHTEVIELIGANEKAAVNQAEGCMKKLEQEIAELRRRNAELKQLSETEDHIHFLQSFQSLCAPPEAGDLPSITVNTDISFGAVRKAVSELKDHIEDFCKGELVKITTTVNEVAVYSLQAPQPRNRAEFLKSKEKCEEEEEEMKNQPEPRRRNSNDDNRPDMSGCEASAEENKGETEKQEPVNEVAVYSLQAPEPRNRAEFLKYSCQLTLDPNTAYRELCLSEGNRKVTLRGETQRYRHHPERFDRYPQVLCKEGLSGTRCYWEIEWSGGGAVIGVTYKGISRKGGSRSCALGFNDKSWSLFCSGSSYFASHNNNETAITAPRSPRIGVYLDFNAGTLSFYGVSDTMTLLHRFQTTFNEPLYPGFRLDYHDSPVTIC, from the exons atggcttcaaacttgtggtcagaggatcagttcagctgtccagtgtgtctggagctattgaaggacccagtcactacagcatgtggacacaattactgtatggggtgtattaagaactgctgggatcagactgatcatacaggtgtctacagctgcccccagtgcagaaagatctttaccccaaggcctgttctggGCAGGAACACcgtgctggctgaagttgtggagaaattaaagaagacaggactcaatcctcctcctgctcaaagttatgctggacctggagatgtgtcGTGTGATGTCTgtactgggagaaagttcaaagctgtgaaatcctgtttgacgtgccaggcctcttactgtgaaacacacatcaagccacactatgagagggctgctttcaagaggcacaagctgatcaatgcaattggagatctggagcagaagctttgtgctgaacaccagaaggttttggaggtcttctgtagaaccgatcagacgtgtatttgcttaTTGTGTACACAAGatgaacacaagagccatgatacagtctcagctgagaaagaaaggactggcaaacag aagcagctgggagagacacagacagaaatacaacagagaatccaggagagactgaaagacgtggaggagctgaaacaggctgtggagtcactgaaa agatctgcatacatagaaataaaggaaagtgagaagatctttactgagctgatccgatccattgagaagatccacactgaggttattgagctgattggagctaacgagaaggctgcagtgaatcaggctgaaggatgcatgaagaaactggagcaggagattgctgagctaaggaggagaaacgctgagctgaaacagctttcagagacagaggatcacatccattttctacag agtttccagtctctctgtgcccctcctgaagctggagacttacccagcattactgtcaatacagacatctcttttggggctgtgaggaaagctgtatctgaacttaaagaccatattgaggacttctgcaagggggaattagtcaaaataaccacaacag tgaatgaagttgcagtttacagtctgcaggctccacaaccaaggaacagagctgagtttttaaaat CAAAGGAAAAGtgtgaagaggaagaagaggaaatgAAGAATCAGCCAGAGCCTCGAAGAAGAAACAGTAATGATGATAACCGTCCTGACA TGTCTGGATGTGAAGCGAGTGCAGAAGAGAACAaaggagagacagagaaacaaGAACCAG tgaatgaagttgcagtttacagtctgcaggctccagagccaaggaacagagctgagtttttaaaat attcctgtcagctcacactggaccccaacacagcgtatagagagctctgtctgtctgaagggaacagaaaggtgacactgAGGGGAGAGACCCAGCGATATCGtcatcacccagagagatttgatcgctatccccaagtgctttgcaaagagggtttgtctgggactcgctgttactgggagattgagtggagtgggggaggggctgttataggagtcacatataaaggaatcagcaggaaaggagggaGTCGTTCCTGTGcccttggattcaatgacaagtcctggagtttgttctGCTCTGGTTCCAGTTACTTTGCCTCCCAtaataacaatgaaactgcaataactgccccccgctcccccagaataggagtgtatctggactttaatgccggcacgctgtccttttacggcgtctctgacacaatgaccctcctgcacagattccaaaccacattcaatgagccgctctatcctgggtttaggcTTGATTATCATGATTCTCCTGTAACAATCTGctag
- the LOC117965767 gene encoding tripartite motif-containing protein 16-like isoform X2 translates to MASNLWSEDQFSCPVCLELLKDPVTTACGHNYCMGCIKNCWDQTDHTGVYSCPQCRKIFTPRPVLGRNTVLAEVVEKLKKTGLNPPPAQSYAGPGDVSCDVCTGRKFKAVKSCLTCQASYCETHIKPHYERAAFKRHKLINAIGDLEQKLCAEHQKVLEVFCRTDQTCICLLCTQDEHKSHDTVSAEKERTGKQKQLGETQTEIQQRIQERLKDVEELKQAVESLKRSAYIEIKESEKIFTELIRSIEKIHTEVIELIGANEKAAVNQAEGCMKKLEQEIAELRRRNAELKQLSETEDHIHFLQSFQSLCAPPEAGDLPSITVNTDISFGAVRKAVSELKDHIEDFCKGELVKITTTVNEVAVYSLQAPQPRNRAEFLKSKEKCEEEEEEMKNQPEPRRRNMSGCEASAEENKGETEKQEPVNEVAVYSLQAPEPRNRAEFLKYSCQLTLDPNTAYRELCLSEGNRKVTLRGETQRYRHHPERFDRYPQVLCKEGLSGTRCYWEIEWSGGGAVIGVTYKGISRKGGSRSCALGFNDKSWSLFCSGSSYFASHNNNETAITAPRSPRIGVYLDFNAGTLSFYGVSDTMTLLHRFQTTFNEPLYPGFRLDYHDSPVTIC, encoded by the exons atggcttcaaacttgtggtcagaggatcagttcagctgtccagtgtgtctggagctattgaaggacccagtcactacagcatgtggacacaattactgtatggggtgtattaagaactgctgggatcagactgatcatacaggtgtctacagctgcccccagtgcagaaagatctttaccccaaggcctgttctggGCAGGAACACcgtgctggctgaagttgtggagaaattaaagaagacaggactcaatcctcctcctgctcaaagttatgctggacctggagatgtgtcGTGTGATGTCTgtactgggagaaagttcaaagctgtgaaatcctgtttgacgtgccaggcctcttactgtgaaacacacatcaagccacactatgagagggctgctttcaagaggcacaagctgatcaatgcaattggagatctggagcagaagctttgtgctgaacaccagaaggttttggaggtcttctgtagaaccgatcagacgtgtatttgcttaTTGTGTACACAAGatgaacacaagagccatgatacagtctcagctgagaaagaaaggactggcaaacag aagcagctgggagagacacagacagaaatacaacagagaatccaggagagactgaaagacgtggaggagctgaaacaggctgtggagtcactgaaa agatctgcatacatagaaataaaggaaagtgagaagatctttactgagctgatccgatccattgagaagatccacactgaggttattgagctgattggagctaacgagaaggctgcagtgaatcaggctgaaggatgcatgaagaaactggagcaggagattgctgagctaaggaggagaaacgctgagctgaaacagctttcagagacagaggatcacatccattttctacag agtttccagtctctctgtgcccctcctgaagctggagacttacccagcattactgtcaatacagacatctcttttggggctgtgaggaaagctgtatctgaacttaaagaccatattgaggacttctgcaagggggaattagtcaaaataaccacaacag tgaatgaagttgcagtttacagtctgcaggctccacaaccaaggaacagagctgagtttttaaaat CAAAGGAAAAGtgtgaagaggaagaagaggaaatgAAGAATCAGCCAGAGCCTCGAAGAAGAAACA TGTCTGGATGTGAAGCGAGTGCAGAAGAGAACAaaggagagacagagaaacaaGAACCAG tgaatgaagttgcagtttacagtctgcaggctccagagccaaggaacagagctgagtttttaaaat attcctgtcagctcacactggaccccaacacagcgtatagagagctctgtctgtctgaagggaacagaaaggtgacactgAGGGGAGAGACCCAGCGATATCGtcatcacccagagagatttgatcgctatccccaagtgctttgcaaagagggtttgtctgggactcgctgttactgggagattgagtggagtgggggaggggctgttataggagtcacatataaaggaatcagcaggaaaggagggaGTCGTTCCTGTGcccttggattcaatgacaagtcctggagtttgttctGCTCTGGTTCCAGTTACTTTGCCTCCCAtaataacaatgaaactgcaataactgccccccgctcccccagaataggagtgtatctggactttaatgccggcacgctgtccttttacggcgtctctgacacaatgaccctcctgcacagattccaaaccacattcaatgagccgctctatcctgggtttaggcTTGATTATCATGATTCTCCTGTAACAATCTGctag